The following coding sequences are from one Liolophura sinensis isolate JHLJ2023 chromosome 12, CUHK_Ljap_v2, whole genome shotgun sequence window:
- the LOC135479169 gene encoding tumor necrosis factor ligand superfamily member 6-like, with product MRPHGLLKGVIMEPGSYEYTSKAQTIETWCEEKSGHSELDFGVRMRHGRLVVPRSGLYQVFSHIYFSEDTDPRKSNNTELEHKMYKFNILHEDSGEEELLQAGLTPCLQSQKWQPQEENAGSYAGAITHLQAGDEISVRVTYIHFLEGCKGEHYFGLHKIGS from the exons ATGAGACCCCACGGATTGCTGAAAGGTGTAATCATGGAGCCTGGGTCATATGAAT ACACATCTAAGGCACAGACGATTGAAACCTGGTGCGAAGAAAAGAGTGGTCACTCAGAGCTGGACTTTGGAGTCCGCATGCGCCACGGAAGACTGGTGGTGCCACGTAGCGGACTCTACCAAGTTTTCTCTCACATTTATTTCAGCGAGGACACGGACCCCAGAAAGTCCAATAATACAGAGCTtgaacacaaaatgtataaGTTTAACATACTTCACGAGGACAGTGGAGAAGAAGAGCTGTTGCAAGCCGGTCTAACGCCATGCTTGCAATCACAAAAATGGCAGCCACAAGAAGAAAACGCCGGCTCGTATGCAGGGGCGATAACTCACCTACAAGCAGGAGATGAAATCTCAGTTCGTgttacatatattcatttcttgGAAGGGTGTAAAGGCGAGCATTATTTTGGTCTTCACAAAATAGGATCTTGA